A window of Chaetodon trifascialis isolate fChaTrf1 chromosome 3, fChaTrf1.hap1, whole genome shotgun sequence genomic DNA:
ATTACATTGTACATCATCTTAATCTGCCAGTCAATATAATCTATAATATACTGTTTTAAATATTAATGTCTGCTATCGCAGCTGGGGTGCTCTAAAACTATctactccttctccctcattgaAAATCCAGCATTTGCAGCACGGCCCAGTAGTGTAATGATTAAGTTGCATGGCCAGGGGACCATTGCTTCATGTCATGTCACACTTGTTTAAGTTGTGTATTGGATCTCCAAACTGTTTATAATGTCAGAAAATCCTGCAAGCAATAAGTTTAGGTGTGTCAAAACTTAACAAGAAGCAAGAATTACAGATACAATTAAGAGAACAATTGCAGATAGTCAAATCAAGAGATATGTTATATtgtaaaaagatttttttttggacaaaatTCTTATGCAGAAACTGTAATTGTACCCCGGTCGACAAAAGAATGAGAATCAGTGGTGAGACTGAAAACTGCATCAAAGTGCTGATAAATGAGAAACAAGTTTCGAATAAACTCAAAGAAAGAGCGGGATTACATTAGAACATATACCTCCAACATGTTTACGATGGGTGTTGCTCTGTATTGGCATTGCAAGCAACACATAGCAAATAGCAAATAATATCTTCTGGACAGGAATGGTGCTCCACTGATGGAGGAAGCTGCCTCCAACCTTTGTGAACAGTTTCAGAACTTTCCTCACACATCTGAACTCttgagacacaaacaaacttttGAAAATAGCCTCTATAATCTCATggatgatttattttttgtctttatttaatACTGCATCCTCCTGGCTAACAGTCAGCTGCAAGCATCGAGAGGCCAGCCCAGCTCCTTCAGAAAACTACACCTCCCATGAtgcactgtgctgtgctttTCCAGCTGAAGATGTGAGCGACCTGACCGCCAGCCAATGAAGCCCTGAGTTGTCTGAGGAACTGGAGGAGAGGGGCTAACCTGGAGGAAAGAAACAGTATGAGCATCTgtgtgatagatagatagatagatagatagatagatagatagatagatagatagatagatagatagatagatagatagatagatagatagatagatagatagatgtcaTACGTGGATGCATTTTTCTGGAGGGGTTGGAGGTCGTGCTGGCACTTGATGGGGAAGCTTCACTCTGACCATCTCCTTCAGCTTCTTACTCTCCCTCTCATACTGAAACATGCAAAGCAGACAAAGTGGTGTGATCACATTTCTGTGGATGGAAAGTCTCAAAACAATACCCatgtctctccttttcttttgagAGGACAGTTTCCTCATTAATATGTCTAACTGGTGTCCTGCTGTGGTACCTTTCcaacagcagagggcagtgtgtttgcatgttacCTCCTTGTAGGCCTCGGTCAGGAAGCCCCACTTTTTGGGCCAGGCTTTAGCCGAATCCTTCTCAGCTTTGACATGTGCTttcctaaacacacacacacacacacacacacacacacacacacacacacacacacacacacacacacacacggtaagTTTAAGTTTTGTATCACATGTGACACCCAGCTCTTGTGACttgcagctctgtttgtttttcttccgCTGACAAACAGCAAGCGGCTCTTTATCCTCTAACCTCCATGTAAATCCATAGAAAGCTGAAGGTCCAACTGCAGCAAGAGTCATGGGAACTATAGCTGCTGAACTAACAACATAATAAATGGCTTAAAGTTGCTTCAAATTTGTGGAGAATATGGAGAGAAGACGTCTATATCAGCAAGACCTGGAAAACATCTGATCCGCCCCTTCAGCAGCGCAGCcatgacaatgaaaacatttgctgtttctCATTATGATGTGGAAATTCTCCCAGATTAAGGAGATCTCTTTCACATTGAAACAGGATATGTTTCATCTTGTACTAAGAAATGTTTCTCATTATTACTGCAAGAAGCTTTTCTTATTGTTTCATGTGATGTTTATCTCTTCCTCATTACTCCACAAAATCAACTTATCTCATTAAAACAAGGACCGGGAAACACAGTGCGCTTCACGTGAGGAttaagaggaaaagaaaagggacaaatggagagagtgtgtgaaaataataagaataatgaTGATTATAGTAGCAGTACTACCAGTGAAaacagtaatagtaataatgataatactcTTCACAACAAGCATACAGGAAGACTCAATAATCACATGATGTGTTGCACATCTTGTATATTTTTAAACAAGGAAACACATCAGAACACATTCACTGTCAAGTTATCTTAAACATCCCGCTGACATGATAGTGATTGCTCAGTAATGATAAGTAAGAGCATCTCACTGAGGCATCAAACACAAAGGATACACAACAGTGAAAAGAGCAGCGTGTTTACCAGATTTCATCCTGATGCACAACGTTGACGGGTTCAGATGTTCGCTGTGAATCCGCCATCTGTCCTGACCTGTCCTGagcgtgtgagcatgtgtgtgtgtgtgtgcgcgcgcctcAGTGCGTGTGgcgtctttctctctgtccggCTAATGTTTCACCTGTGTGTAAGTCACACTGACAGACCTGTTTACCGCCGTCATGGAGACCGAGTTCCCTGACACATGTAGCTCTTCTCTCTGAGCTTTGTgtgtaaccatggcaacatgGGATGGAACCACCGGAGGGCCACTGGGAGTTCAGACATGTTAGCGTTAGCAGCTATGTCAGCAACTGATTTTTCACGTAAGGCCACCAGCAGGTTTTATACAAGAAGTCTTCTTCTGAAAGGACTGACCCCAAACTACATACAAGTTTTGTATATGCATGGTTAGGTCTGGATTCCCATTGTCCAAATTCTTCAtctagcatcatcatcattgtaaAAATAACAGTTGAACAgttgattttgtttatttgcaaaACTAATTAGAATCCCACAGGCTTCAGTTATAGCGTTTAGTGCTAATCAGCTAGCAAACACGCTAAAACTGAGATGAAGAAGACGATAAATGTTACcagaatgttagcatgttgctaagctaaaataatgGTTTAGTGTCTTAAGAACAGCCTCAGAGCTGCTAGCTTTACCACACACTCTTagtctttgtttttgctttttttggatCTCGTAAGGCAGCAATGATCCACAGGGTGGCGCTGTCACCACGTCCCAAGACACCCGGCTCCATGTCAGTGATGTATGATTTAATGTTCCCTGTAATTTGATTCAATAAGTTATGTGTCGCCATTGTGACTGGTTGTTTATCAGTTCAAGGCCATGCCgcacacagctgaggctggtgtgCTCCACCACACAGCTGACCCTGTCCTGTCGCTCAGGTGTGTACTTCAGGAAAGAGTGCACCTGATAGGTCCAGTCTCCGACGTCGCTGAAGGTCACGCCCACGGTCACTTGCTGCCCATTCAGGTGCCACGTCACCCTGATGTATTTGGGGTAGAAAACAAATGTGCTGCACACCAGCAGGGTGTCATGACTGGAGCTGGTGATCTGGACAAGAGTGAAGGTTTTGACCAGTccttccagtcttaatgctaagctaggctaactacAGCTCTGTACATAGAACACAGTCCATTTAGCCTGCGTGGCTAAATCTGGTGCATTTACACGATGGAAGTGCTCATCTTAAAACAACGTGCATTATCTCTtcttaaataaacataaactgTTGCTGATTCCACACACAGAAGaggaattttattttaaaaaagcaccTTCACTCTAACCACTGAGACCCCGGCTGACTGACATCCTGAGACACAGAGGGGCAGTTTAAGAAGCTTCATCAGCTCCTACAAGAGTAAGAGGAGGCCAGCATCAGTgctctgagggaggaagaggagcagacaaGTCAGATGATGGAGAAGATTGAGGCTCTCAGTGTAAAGCAGCTCTTCAGACAAACA
This region includes:
- the LOC139328543 gene encoding ciliary microtubule inner protein 1-like; the encoded protein is MADSQRTSEPVNVVHQDEIWKAHVKAEKDSAKAWPKKWGFLTEAYKEYERESKKLKEMVRVKLPHQVPARPPTPPEKCIHVSPSPPVPQTTQGFIGWRSGRSHLQLEKHSTVHHGRCSFLKELGWPLDACS